In a single window of the bacterium genome:
- a CDS encoding nucleotidyl transferase AbiEii/AbiGii toxin family protein yields the protein MGTGLLTPPTRRELRALAAATGFVADRIEKTVRLLALADDIAAHPFLGSRLALTGGTALNMFVLPAPRLSFDLDYHYIGAEDRATMKGERPAVEDALACLLPAHGLAVKRRPNPDRDHAGGKWDLRYRNAFGRSEGLSVDVGYVRRVPLWPTTRHDSHRLGRWQATDVPIFDIHEIAAGKLSALHDRGYARDLFDAALIPNLPGLLPAKLRVAFVVYGGGARPDWRTVCANPRNVQAPSLGRQLRPALTRSDAQRTRPAAADAYLAELEAKAAPARRMVLPFTPTEETFLDALLDWGRVEPHLLTADERLQHRIATEPWLQWKSHNTRRRLAAQPVGVHVRCYQADNWGWEVATTSPPRVLSGRHTTLEEAEAARDFLVRLVNVHPQLHIVGPDPQPTDHMPTVRVYSPAPNEPCYLLCLNADGTPDATSPPYPTPQAAYHTLQQLGLLSAATTDRDIGHRATTQTTSNTCRCSPNGWRCKHIELDTPEVEPPNRGHGLSL from the coding sequence ATGGGAACTGGTCTTCTAACACCCCCGACCCGCCGGGAGCTCCGTGCCCTAGCCGCTGCTACCGGTTTCGTCGCCGACCGGATCGAAAAGACCGTGCGCCTCCTGGCACTGGCCGACGACATCGCCGCCCACCCATTTTTGGGTAGCCGGTTGGCGCTGACCGGGGGCACCGCTTTGAACATGTTCGTCCTCCCGGCGCCTCGTCTGTCGTTCGATCTGGACTACCACTACATCGGAGCCGAAGACCGAGCCACGATGAAAGGGGAGCGACCCGCCGTCGAGGACGCCCTAGCGTGCCTGCTCCCGGCCCACGGGCTTGCGGTGAAGAGGCGACCCAACCCCGACCGCGACCACGCGGGCGGCAAATGGGACCTCCGATACCGCAACGCCTTCGGCCGAAGCGAAGGCCTCTCAGTCGACGTTGGCTATGTACGGCGGGTGCCGCTGTGGCCGACCACACGTCACGACTCACACCGGCTGGGCCGCTGGCAAGCCACCGATGTGCCCATCTTCGATATCCACGAAATCGCCGCCGGCAAACTCTCAGCGCTACACGACCGCGGATACGCCCGAGACCTGTTCGACGCCGCGCTGATCCCAAACCTCCCTGGGCTGCTCCCGGCCAAGCTCCGTGTGGCGTTCGTCGTCTACGGCGGCGGAGCCCGCCCCGACTGGCGCACGGTCTGCGCCAACCCACGCAACGTCCAAGCCCCTTCCCTGGGCCGCCAACTCCGCCCCGCGCTGACCCGCTCTGACGCGCAGCGCACCCGACCAGCCGCCGCAGACGCCTACCTCGCCGAGCTTGAGGCCAAAGCCGCCCCCGCCCGGCGGATGGTGCTCCCCTTCACCCCCACAGAGGAAACATTCTTGGACGCACTGTTGGACTGGGGCCGGGTCGAACCCCACCTGCTCACCGCAGACGAACGTCTCCAACACCGGATCGCCACAGAGCCATGGCTCCAATGGAAGTCCCACAACACGCGCCGGCGCCTCGCCGCCCAACCGGTCGGTGTCCACGTCCGCTGCTACCAGGCTGATAACTGGGGTTGGGAAGTAGCCACCACCAGCCCCCCACGTGTGCTGTCCGGCCGCCACACCACGCTCGAAGAAGCCGAAGCCGCCCGCGACTTCCTAGTGCGACTGGTGAACGTCCACCCACAACTACACATCGTGGGACCGGACCCCCAACCTACAGACCACATGCCGACGGTGAGGGTCTATTCGCCAGCGCCCAACGAACCCTGCTACCTGCTATGCCTCAACGCCGACGGCACCCCCGACGCCACATCCCCACCGTACCCCACCCCCCAAGCGGCCTACCACACCCTCCAACAGCTCGGCCTGCTCAGCGCCGCCACCACCGACCGGGACATCGGCCACCGAGCCACCACCCAAACCACCTCCAACACCTGCCGATGCTCCCCGAACGGATGGCGATGCAAACACATCGAGCTGGACACACCAGAGGTAGAACCCCCCAACCGCGGACACGGGCTCAGCCTATAA
- a CDS encoding transcriptional regulator, whose translation MDHEKFLAVEPVFTNSELAEFLADCGESDPFHAARCLEGRWVRAGRVVVVRPGLFAVVADGIDPARFQPMPDLVSTKMTPDAVVSHHSALDFWGISYSMWFDAVYSATHPQAPLAFRAMCYRGVRFPQRLIDSGDQHFGVVTRTYADGVVRVTGMERTLVDVLADPDYGGSWDEIYQSVTRADQIDVEAVAAYCQLRDGSPALRAKVGFFLEQHRELWGISASDLDQFRPQDPAPAVHLDPAPIELTHYVKEWNLVVPVEVVERQWELVF comes from the coding sequence GTGGACCACGAAAAGTTCCTAGCTGTCGAGCCGGTGTTCACGAACTCGGAACTCGCTGAGTTCCTGGCGGATTGCGGTGAGTCCGACCCATTCCACGCCGCTCGCTGCCTTGAGGGGCGGTGGGTGCGGGCGGGACGGGTGGTAGTGGTGCGGCCTGGTTTGTTCGCGGTGGTGGCCGACGGTATCGACCCGGCCCGGTTCCAGCCGATGCCGGACCTGGTTTCGACCAAGATGACCCCAGACGCGGTGGTGTCACACCACTCAGCCCTTGACTTTTGGGGTATCTCGTACTCCATGTGGTTCGACGCCGTGTACTCGGCGACCCACCCGCAGGCGCCGTTGGCTTTCCGGGCTATGTGCTATCGGGGTGTCCGATTCCCACAACGCCTCATCGACTCGGGGGATCAGCATTTCGGGGTGGTGACCCGAACCTACGCGGACGGGGTGGTGCGGGTAACGGGGATGGAACGCACCCTGGTGGATGTTCTGGCGGATCCCGACTATGGGGGAAGCTGGGACGAGATCTACCAGTCGGTGACCCGGGCGGACCAGATCGACGTCGAGGCGGTGGCTGCTTACTGCCAGCTACGGGACGGCAGCCCGGCTCTGCGAGCCAAGGTGGGGTTCTTCTTGGAACAGCACCGAGAGCTGTGGGGAATCTCTGCCAGCGACTTGGACCAGTTCCGCCCCCAGGATCCGGCGCCAGCCGTCCATCTCGACCCAGCCCCCATTGAGTTGACCCACTACGTAAAAGAGTGGAATCTGGTGGTACCGGTAGAGGTTGTGGAACGGCAATGGGAACTGGTCTTCTAA